In a single window of the Candidatus Zixiibacteriota bacterium genome:
- a CDS encoding YajQ family cyclic di-GMP-binding protein has product MASFDIVSRVDLQEVDNAVNITRKAILARYDFRQSRTEVLLDKKEKKIRIATEDDMKLRAVRETLVENLVRRKVDRRCLDPKPARAAGGGMIQQEIDIREGIDDETARAIVKMIKEQKLKVQAAIQGNQVRVSGKNIDDLQAIIRLLRGAGLPVPLQFVNLQR; this is encoded by the coding sequence ATGGCTTCGTTCGACATCGTGAGTCGCGTCGATCTCCAGGAGGTCGACAACGCCGTGAACATCACCCGTAAGGCGATTCTCGCACGCTACGACTTCCGCCAGTCCAGGACCGAGGTCCTCCTCGACAAGAAAGAAAAGAAAATCCGGATCGCTACCGAGGACGACATGAAGTTGAGGGCGGTCCGGGAGACCCTGGTGGAAAATCTGGTCCGGCGCAAGGTCGACCGCCGATGCCTGGATCCGAAGCCGGCTCGCGCGGCCGGGGGCGGGATGATCCAGCAAGAAATCGACATCAGGGAAGGCATCGACGACGAGACCGCCCGGGCGATCGTCAAGATGATCAAGGAACAAAAGCTCAAGGTGCAGGCGGCGATTCAGGGAAACCAGGTGCGCGTGAGCGGCAAGAACATCGACGATCTCCAGGCGATCATCCGGCTTTTGCGGGGCGCCGGTCTGCCGGTACCCCTGCAATTCGTCAATCTGCAGCGCTAG